A genome region from Ctenopharyngodon idella isolate HZGC_01 chromosome 5, HZGC01, whole genome shotgun sequence includes the following:
- the pdha1a gene encoding pyruvate dehydrogenase E1 subunit alpha 1a isoform X4, whose product MRKMLTIISNVLRGSASRNGARVVVSARTYADFTPQATFDIKKCDLHKLEEGPPLQAVLTREEGLQYYRTMQTIRRMELKADQLYKQKIIRGFCHLYDGQEACAMGIEGGINLTDHLITAYRAHGYTLTRGGTVREIMAELTGRRGGIAKGKGGSMHMYTKHFYGGNGIVGAQVPLGAGVALACKYQGKNELCVCLYGDGAANQGQIFETYNMASLWKLPCIFICENNKYGMGTSVERAAASTDYYKRGDFIPGLRVDGMDVLCVREATKFAADHCRSGKGPILMELQTYRYHGHSMSDPGVSYRTREEIQEVRSKSDPISMLKDRMLSNNMASVEELKEIDVEVRKEIEDAAQFATTDPEPPLDDLCNHIFYNDPPLEVRGTNPWTKLKSVS is encoded by the exons ATGCGAAAGATGCTGACCATTATTTCTAACGTTCTGAGGGGCAGCGCCAGCAGGAAC GGTGCAAGAGTGGTGGTATCTGCCAGGACCTATGCTGACTTTACCCCTCAGGCCACCTTTGATATTAAG AAATGTGACTTGCACAAGCTGGAGGAGGGCCCACCACTGCAGGCTGTGCTTACAAGAGAGGAGGGGCTTCAGTACTACCGCACAATGCAGACAATAAGACGCATGGAGCTCAAAGCTGATCAGCTCTACAAGCAGAAGATTATCAGGGGCTTTTGTCACCTTTATGATGGACAG GAAGCGTGTGCAATGGGTATTGAAGGAGGTATTAATCTCACAGATCATCTTATCACAGCCTACCGTGCCCATGGGTACACTCTCACTAGAGGCGGCACTGTTCGTGAGATCATGGCTGAGCTCACTG GTCGTCGAGGAGGTATTGCCAAAGGAAAGGGAGGGTCTATGCACATGTACACTAAACATTTTTATGGAGGAAATGGAATTGTGGGAGCTCAG GTGCCTCTTGGGGCAGGTGTAGCGTTGGCCTGCAAATACCAGGGCAAGAATGAGCTGTGTGTCTGTCTCTATGGTGATGGTGCTGCAAATCAG GGTCAGATCTTTGAGACGTATAATATGGCATCTCTGTGGAAGCTGCCCTGCATTTTCATTTGCGAGAACAACAAATACGGCATGGGTACGTCTGTGGAGAGAGCGGCTGCTAGCACCGATTACTACAAGAGAGGGGATTTCATCCCTGGTTTGAGG GTGGATGGCATGGATGTCCTTTGTGTGAGGGAGGCCACCAAATTTGCTGCTGACCACTGCAGATCAGGAAAG GGTCCAATTCTGATGGAGCTGCAGACCTATCGTTATCATGGACACAGTATGAGTGACCCAGGAGTCAG TTACCGAACACGCGAGGAGATCCAGGAGGTGCGCAGTAAGAGCGACCCCATCTCAATGCTGAAGGATCGGATGCTGAGCAACAACATGGCCAGTGTGGAAGAGCTTAAG GAGATTGATGTTGAGGTAAGGAAGGAGATTGAGGATGCTGCTCAGTTTGCCACCACAGACCCTGAGCCTCCACTGGACGATCTTTGCAACCACATCTTCTACAATGACCCTCCTTTGGAAGTGCGTGGCACCAACCCCTGGACCAAACTCAAGTCCGTCAGCTAA
- the pdha1a gene encoding pyruvate dehydrogenase E1 subunit alpha 1a isoform X2, whose translation MRKMLTIISNVLRGSASRNSSTLRAVLQLLAVQSEYANLTAPHDHDPDPPSLLKDPQPCSPSVSPPLTQIPLNTSVEYKALGHTTSGQSSGDSGSCDRLLADVLPTEAIAQKECYVKLVITSGSSTSEELILGPSVTEREKPIISIIDVPPSPALFTAQLPINPVPHPAQLTPAVANSSSNITSSDPLTPNCPPPAGSLQGPDISYPEITHSLAEETALPEPQLAGARVVVSARTYADFTPQATFDIKKCDLHKLEEGPPLQAVLTREEGLQYYRTMQTIRRMELKADQLYKQKIIRGFCHLYDGQEACAMGIEGGINLTDHLITAYRAHGYTLTRGGTVREIMAELTGRRGGIAKGKGGSMHMYTKHFYGGNGIVGAQVPLGAGVALACKYQGKNELCVCLYGDGAANQGQIFETYNMASLWKLPCIFICENNKYGMGTSVERAAASTDYYKRGDFIPGLRVDGMDVLCVREATKFAADHCRSGKGPILMELQTYRYHGHSMSDPGVSYRTREEIQEVRSKSDPISMLKDRMLSNNMASVEELKEIDVEVRKEIEDAAQFATTDPEPPLDDLCNHIFYNDPPLEVRGTNPWTKLKSVS comes from the exons ATGCGAAAGATGCTGACCATTATTTCTAACGTTCTGAGGGGCAGCGCCAGCAGGAAC TCCTCCACTCTCCGGGCCGTTCTGCAGCTCCTGGCGGTCCAGAGCGAATATGCTAATTTGACCGCTCCACATGACCATGATCCTGACCCCCCTTCACTTTTAAAAGATCCACAACCCTGCAGCCCTTCAGTTTCTCCCCCTTTAACACAGATACCTCTAAACACTTCTGTAGAATACAAAGCTTTAGGACACACTACCAGTGGCCAGTCTTCAGGAGACTCTGGATCATGTGATAGACTTCTGGCAGATGTCTTACCCACAGAGGCTATAGCTCAGAAAGAATGTTATGTAAAACTGGTGATAACCAGTGGTTCATCCACCTCAGAAGAATTAATCTTGGGTCCGTCTGttacagaaagagaaaaaccTATTATTTCAATTATAGATGTTCCTCCATCACCTGCCCTATTTACAGCTCAGTTGCCTATTAACCCAGTCCCTCATCCAGCACAGTTAACCCCTGCAGTAGCTAACAGCAGTTCCAACATAACCAGCTCAGACCCCCTCACACCCAATTGTCCCCCACCAGCCGGGAGCCTCCAGGGCCCTGATATTTCCTACCCAGAGATCACCCACAGCCTGGCTGAAGAGACTGCCTTACCAGAGCCACAGCTTGCT GGTGCAAGAGTGGTGGTATCTGCCAGGACCTATGCTGACTTTACCCCTCAGGCCACCTTTGATATTAAG AAATGTGACTTGCACAAGCTGGAGGAGGGCCCACCACTGCAGGCTGTGCTTACAAGAGAGGAGGGGCTTCAGTACTACCGCACAATGCAGACAATAAGACGCATGGAGCTCAAAGCTGATCAGCTCTACAAGCAGAAGATTATCAGGGGCTTTTGTCACCTTTATGATGGACAG GAAGCGTGTGCAATGGGTATTGAAGGAGGTATTAATCTCACAGATCATCTTATCACAGCCTACCGTGCCCATGGGTACACTCTCACTAGAGGCGGCACTGTTCGTGAGATCATGGCTGAGCTCACTG GTCGTCGAGGAGGTATTGCCAAAGGAAAGGGAGGGTCTATGCACATGTACACTAAACATTTTTATGGAGGAAATGGAATTGTGGGAGCTCAG GTGCCTCTTGGGGCAGGTGTAGCGTTGGCCTGCAAATACCAGGGCAAGAATGAGCTGTGTGTCTGTCTCTATGGTGATGGTGCTGCAAATCAG GGTCAGATCTTTGAGACGTATAATATGGCATCTCTGTGGAAGCTGCCCTGCATTTTCATTTGCGAGAACAACAAATACGGCATGGGTACGTCTGTGGAGAGAGCGGCTGCTAGCACCGATTACTACAAGAGAGGGGATTTCATCCCTGGTTTGAGG GTGGATGGCATGGATGTCCTTTGTGTGAGGGAGGCCACCAAATTTGCTGCTGACCACTGCAGATCAGGAAAG GGTCCAATTCTGATGGAGCTGCAGACCTATCGTTATCATGGACACAGTATGAGTGACCCAGGAGTCAG TTACCGAACACGCGAGGAGATCCAGGAGGTGCGCAGTAAGAGCGACCCCATCTCAATGCTGAAGGATCGGATGCTGAGCAACAACATGGCCAGTGTGGAAGAGCTTAAG GAGATTGATGTTGAGGTAAGGAAGGAGATTGAGGATGCTGCTCAGTTTGCCACCACAGACCCTGAGCCTCCACTGGACGATCTTTGCAACCACATCTTCTACAATGACCCTCCTTTGGAAGTGCGTGGCACCAACCCCTGGACCAAACTCAAGTCCGTCAGCTAA
- the pdha1a gene encoding pyruvate dehydrogenase E1 subunit alpha 1a isoform X1 — MRKMLTIISNVLRGSASRNGAELVSESSTLRAVLQLLAVQSEYANLTAPHDHDPDPPSLLKDPQPCSPSVSPPLTQIPLNTSVEYKALGHTTSGQSSGDSGSCDRLLADVLPTEAIAQKECYVKLVITSGSSTSEELILGPSVTEREKPIISIIDVPPSPALFTAQLPINPVPHPAQLTPAVANSSSNITSSDPLTPNCPPPAGSLQGPDISYPEITHSLAEETALPEPQLAGARVVVSARTYADFTPQATFDIKKCDLHKLEEGPPLQAVLTREEGLQYYRTMQTIRRMELKADQLYKQKIIRGFCHLYDGQEACAMGIEGGINLTDHLITAYRAHGYTLTRGGTVREIMAELTGRRGGIAKGKGGSMHMYTKHFYGGNGIVGAQVPLGAGVALACKYQGKNELCVCLYGDGAANQGQIFETYNMASLWKLPCIFICENNKYGMGTSVERAAASTDYYKRGDFIPGLRVDGMDVLCVREATKFAADHCRSGKGPILMELQTYRYHGHSMSDPGVSYRTREEIQEVRSKSDPISMLKDRMLSNNMASVEELKEIDVEVRKEIEDAAQFATTDPEPPLDDLCNHIFYNDPPLEVRGTNPWTKLKSVS, encoded by the exons ATGCGAAAGATGCTGACCATTATTTCTAACGTTCTGAGGGGCAGCGCCAGCAGGAAC GGAGCCGAACTGGTATCAGAG TCCTCCACTCTCCGGGCCGTTCTGCAGCTCCTGGCGGTCCAGAGCGAATATGCTAATTTGACCGCTCCACATGACCATGATCCTGACCCCCCTTCACTTTTAAAAGATCCACAACCCTGCAGCCCTTCAGTTTCTCCCCCTTTAACACAGATACCTCTAAACACTTCTGTAGAATACAAAGCTTTAGGACACACTACCAGTGGCCAGTCTTCAGGAGACTCTGGATCATGTGATAGACTTCTGGCAGATGTCTTACCCACAGAGGCTATAGCTCAGAAAGAATGTTATGTAAAACTGGTGATAACCAGTGGTTCATCCACCTCAGAAGAATTAATCTTGGGTCCGTCTGttacagaaagagaaaaaccTATTATTTCAATTATAGATGTTCCTCCATCACCTGCCCTATTTACAGCTCAGTTGCCTATTAACCCAGTCCCTCATCCAGCACAGTTAACCCCTGCAGTAGCTAACAGCAGTTCCAACATAACCAGCTCAGACCCCCTCACACCCAATTGTCCCCCACCAGCCGGGAGCCTCCAGGGCCCTGATATTTCCTACCCAGAGATCACCCACAGCCTGGCTGAAGAGACTGCCTTACCAGAGCCACAGCTTGCT GGTGCAAGAGTGGTGGTATCTGCCAGGACCTATGCTGACTTTACCCCTCAGGCCACCTTTGATATTAAG AAATGTGACTTGCACAAGCTGGAGGAGGGCCCACCACTGCAGGCTGTGCTTACAAGAGAGGAGGGGCTTCAGTACTACCGCACAATGCAGACAATAAGACGCATGGAGCTCAAAGCTGATCAGCTCTACAAGCAGAAGATTATCAGGGGCTTTTGTCACCTTTATGATGGACAG GAAGCGTGTGCAATGGGTATTGAAGGAGGTATTAATCTCACAGATCATCTTATCACAGCCTACCGTGCCCATGGGTACACTCTCACTAGAGGCGGCACTGTTCGTGAGATCATGGCTGAGCTCACTG GTCGTCGAGGAGGTATTGCCAAAGGAAAGGGAGGGTCTATGCACATGTACACTAAACATTTTTATGGAGGAAATGGAATTGTGGGAGCTCAG GTGCCTCTTGGGGCAGGTGTAGCGTTGGCCTGCAAATACCAGGGCAAGAATGAGCTGTGTGTCTGTCTCTATGGTGATGGTGCTGCAAATCAG GGTCAGATCTTTGAGACGTATAATATGGCATCTCTGTGGAAGCTGCCCTGCATTTTCATTTGCGAGAACAACAAATACGGCATGGGTACGTCTGTGGAGAGAGCGGCTGCTAGCACCGATTACTACAAGAGAGGGGATTTCATCCCTGGTTTGAGG GTGGATGGCATGGATGTCCTTTGTGTGAGGGAGGCCACCAAATTTGCTGCTGACCACTGCAGATCAGGAAAG GGTCCAATTCTGATGGAGCTGCAGACCTATCGTTATCATGGACACAGTATGAGTGACCCAGGAGTCAG TTACCGAACACGCGAGGAGATCCAGGAGGTGCGCAGTAAGAGCGACCCCATCTCAATGCTGAAGGATCGGATGCTGAGCAACAACATGGCCAGTGTGGAAGAGCTTAAG GAGATTGATGTTGAGGTAAGGAAGGAGATTGAGGATGCTGCTCAGTTTGCCACCACAGACCCTGAGCCTCCACTGGACGATCTTTGCAACCACATCTTCTACAATGACCCTCCTTTGGAAGTGCGTGGCACCAACCCCTGGACCAAACTCAAGTCCGTCAGCTAA
- the pdha1a gene encoding pyruvate dehydrogenase E1 subunit alpha 1a isoform X3 produces the protein MRKMLTIISNVLRGSASRNGAELVSEGARVVVSARTYADFTPQATFDIKKCDLHKLEEGPPLQAVLTREEGLQYYRTMQTIRRMELKADQLYKQKIIRGFCHLYDGQEACAMGIEGGINLTDHLITAYRAHGYTLTRGGTVREIMAELTGRRGGIAKGKGGSMHMYTKHFYGGNGIVGAQVPLGAGVALACKYQGKNELCVCLYGDGAANQGQIFETYNMASLWKLPCIFICENNKYGMGTSVERAAASTDYYKRGDFIPGLRVDGMDVLCVREATKFAADHCRSGKGPILMELQTYRYHGHSMSDPGVSYRTREEIQEVRSKSDPISMLKDRMLSNNMASVEELKEIDVEVRKEIEDAAQFATTDPEPPLDDLCNHIFYNDPPLEVRGTNPWTKLKSVS, from the exons ATGCGAAAGATGCTGACCATTATTTCTAACGTTCTGAGGGGCAGCGCCAGCAGGAAC GGAGCCGAACTGGTATCAGAG GGTGCAAGAGTGGTGGTATCTGCCAGGACCTATGCTGACTTTACCCCTCAGGCCACCTTTGATATTAAG AAATGTGACTTGCACAAGCTGGAGGAGGGCCCACCACTGCAGGCTGTGCTTACAAGAGAGGAGGGGCTTCAGTACTACCGCACAATGCAGACAATAAGACGCATGGAGCTCAAAGCTGATCAGCTCTACAAGCAGAAGATTATCAGGGGCTTTTGTCACCTTTATGATGGACAG GAAGCGTGTGCAATGGGTATTGAAGGAGGTATTAATCTCACAGATCATCTTATCACAGCCTACCGTGCCCATGGGTACACTCTCACTAGAGGCGGCACTGTTCGTGAGATCATGGCTGAGCTCACTG GTCGTCGAGGAGGTATTGCCAAAGGAAAGGGAGGGTCTATGCACATGTACACTAAACATTTTTATGGAGGAAATGGAATTGTGGGAGCTCAG GTGCCTCTTGGGGCAGGTGTAGCGTTGGCCTGCAAATACCAGGGCAAGAATGAGCTGTGTGTCTGTCTCTATGGTGATGGTGCTGCAAATCAG GGTCAGATCTTTGAGACGTATAATATGGCATCTCTGTGGAAGCTGCCCTGCATTTTCATTTGCGAGAACAACAAATACGGCATGGGTACGTCTGTGGAGAGAGCGGCTGCTAGCACCGATTACTACAAGAGAGGGGATTTCATCCCTGGTTTGAGG GTGGATGGCATGGATGTCCTTTGTGTGAGGGAGGCCACCAAATTTGCTGCTGACCACTGCAGATCAGGAAAG GGTCCAATTCTGATGGAGCTGCAGACCTATCGTTATCATGGACACAGTATGAGTGACCCAGGAGTCAG TTACCGAACACGCGAGGAGATCCAGGAGGTGCGCAGTAAGAGCGACCCCATCTCAATGCTGAAGGATCGGATGCTGAGCAACAACATGGCCAGTGTGGAAGAGCTTAAG GAGATTGATGTTGAGGTAAGGAAGGAGATTGAGGATGCTGCTCAGTTTGCCACCACAGACCCTGAGCCTCCACTGGACGATCTTTGCAACCACATCTTCTACAATGACCCTCCTTTGGAAGTGCGTGGCACCAACCCCTGGACCAAACTCAAGTCCGTCAGCTAA
- the ctdnep1a gene encoding CTD nuclear envelope phosphatase 1A isoform X2 yields MLKTRQCLLGIRTFLGVTSRIWSFILYILRKHLRTIIQYQTVRYDTLPLSPVSRNRLHAVKRKILVLDLDETLIHSHHDGVLRPTVRPGTPPDFILKVVIDKHPVRFFVHKRPHVDFFLEVVSQWYELVVFTASMEIYGSAVADKLDNNRGILKRRFYRQHCTLDLGSYIKDLSVVHSDLSSIVILDNSPGAYRSHPDNAIPIKSWFSDPSDTALLNLLPMLDALRFQVMPRRPPGC; encoded by the exons ATGTTGAAAACACGTCAGTGTTTACTCGGGATTCGCACCTTCCTTGGAGTGACGTCTAGAATATGGAGTTTCATTTTATACATCCTCAGGAAGCATCTACGTACG ATAATCCAGTACCAAACAGTGCGTTATGACACATTACCTCTCTCCCCTGTTTCCAGAAACAGACTCC ATGCAGTGAAGAGGAAGATCTTGGTGTTGGATCTGGATGAGACTTTGATTCACTCTCACCATGATGGCGTCCTTAGACCTACAGTGAGGCCTGGTACACCTCCAGACTTTATCCtcaag GTGGTAATAGACAAACACCCAGTCAggttttttgtccataaaagGCCGCATGTCGATTTCTTTTTAGAAGTG GTTAGTCAGTGGTATGAGTTGGTAGTATTTACAGCTAGTATGGAGATCTATGGATCGGCCGTAGCAGATAAGCTGGATAACAACAGGGGTATCCTCAAAAGAAGATTCTACAGACAG CACTGCACTTTGGATCTAGGGAGCTACATAAAAGATCTGTCTGTAGTACACAGTGATCTCTCCAGTATAGTTATTCTGGACAACTCGCCTGGAGCTTATCGAAGTCACCCAG ACAATGCAATACCTATAAAGTCATGGTTCAGTGACCCAAGTGACACAGCACTTCTTAACCTGCTCCCAATGTTGGATGCATTGAG ATTTCAGGTAATGCCACGTAGGCCTCCCGGCTGTTGA
- the gabarapa gene encoding GABA(A) receptor-associated protein a — translation MKFMYKEEHPFEKRRSEGEKIRKKYPDRVPVIVEKAPKARIGDLDKKKYLVPSDLTVGQFYFLIRKRIHLRAEDALFFFVNNVIPPTSATMGLLYQEHHEEDFFLYIAYSDESVYGDVLRDV, via the exons ATGAAGTTTATGTACAAAGAAGAACATCCCTTTGAGAAGCGACGGTCCGAAGGGGAGAAAATCAGAAAGAAGTACCCGGACAGAGTGCCT GTGATCGTCGAGAAAGCTCCCAAAGCCAGAATAGGAGATCTGGACAAGAAGAAATATCTTGTCCCTTCTGACCTCACAG TGGGGCAGTTCTACTTCCTCATTCGGAAAAGGATCCACTTGAGGGCCGAAGATGCCCTCTTCTTCTTTGTCAACAACGTCATTCCTCCCACATCAGCCACTATGGGGCTGCTCTACCAG GAGCACCATGAAGAAGACTTTTTCCTTTACATTGCCTACAGTGATGAAAGCGTCTATGGGGACGTTTTGAGAGATGTGTAA
- the ctdnep1a gene encoding CTD nuclear envelope phosphatase 1A isoform X1, whose protein sequence is MLKTRQCLLGIRTFLGVTSRIWSFILYILRKHLRTIIQYQTVRYDTLPLSPVSRNRLHAVKRKILVLDLDETLIHSHHDGVLRPTVRPGTPPDFILKVVIDKHPVRFFVHKRPHVDFFLEVVSQWYELVVFTASMEIYGSAVADKLDNNRGILKRRFYRQHCTLDLGSYIKDLSVVHSDLSSIVILDNSPGAYRSHPDNAIPIKSWFSDPSDTALLNLLPMLDALRFTSDVRSVLSRNLHQHRLW, encoded by the exons ATGTTGAAAACACGTCAGTGTTTACTCGGGATTCGCACCTTCCTTGGAGTGACGTCTAGAATATGGAGTTTCATTTTATACATCCTCAGGAAGCATCTACGTACG ATAATCCAGTACCAAACAGTGCGTTATGACACATTACCTCTCTCCCCTGTTTCCAGAAACAGACTCC ATGCAGTGAAGAGGAAGATCTTGGTGTTGGATCTGGATGAGACTTTGATTCACTCTCACCATGATGGCGTCCTTAGACCTACAGTGAGGCCTGGTACACCTCCAGACTTTATCCtcaag GTGGTAATAGACAAACACCCAGTCAggttttttgtccataaaagGCCGCATGTCGATTTCTTTTTAGAAGTG GTTAGTCAGTGGTATGAGTTGGTAGTATTTACAGCTAGTATGGAGATCTATGGATCGGCCGTAGCAGATAAGCTGGATAACAACAGGGGTATCCTCAAAAGAAGATTCTACAGACAG CACTGCACTTTGGATCTAGGGAGCTACATAAAAGATCTGTCTGTAGTACACAGTGATCTCTCCAGTATAGTTATTCTGGACAACTCGCCTGGAGCTTATCGAAGTCACCCAG ACAATGCAATACCTATAAAGTCATGGTTCAGTGACCCAAGTGACACAGCACTTCTTAACCTGCTCCCAATGTTGGATGCATTGAG GTTTACCTCAGATGTTCGCTCCGTCCTCAGTCGAAATCTCCACCAGCATCGGCTCTGGTGA